In Parachlamydiales bacterium, a single window of DNA contains:
- a CDS encoding citrate/2-methylcitrate synthase translates to MSLFKTAENPQGLAGVIAGDSSICLCGAEDESLLYRGYSIEDLAANSTFEEVSWLLLHGELPQKAELQNYRKRLATLKDINGPEKHLLEMVSKYAHPMDMLRTAVSFLGNEEQDTILTDPVASSERLLSALPTLLTYWWNFHKNKRKLQTNIPSNSIAEQFLSLLHGTPPNEQMRRALDVALILYAEHEFNASTFTVRTIASTLSDYFSAIVGGIGALRGPLHGGANEWAMELIQSSGTPDKAEKKILEMLAEKKLIMGFGHRVYKKGDPRSAIIKKWAKKLAETTNKMNLFEAAERIETVMLREKKLFPNLDFYSAVVFHCLNIPTVLFTPLFVMSRTAGWSAHFLEQHNHNKLIRPLSNYIGPKHRFYIPMESRS, encoded by the coding sequence ATGAGTTTATTTAAAACTGCCGAAAACCCTCAAGGTCTTGCAGGTGTTATTGCCGGTGATTCTTCCATTTGTTTATGCGGGGCAGAAGATGAATCCCTGCTCTATCGAGGATATTCGATAGAGGACCTGGCGGCAAACAGTACTTTTGAAGAAGTCTCTTGGCTGCTTCTGCACGGAGAACTACCACAAAAGGCTGAACTTCAGAACTATCGCAAGCGTTTGGCTACCCTAAAAGATATTAACGGGCCGGAAAAGCACCTTTTAGAAATGGTTTCCAAATATGCCCACCCCATGGATATGCTGCGTACCGCTGTTTCTTTTTTAGGGAATGAAGAGCAAGACACAATATTAACAGATCCGGTAGCTTCCTCTGAAAGACTGCTTTCCGCCCTGCCTACCTTACTGACCTATTGGTGGAACTTTCACAAAAATAAAAGAAAATTACAAACAAACATACCTTCTAATTCGATTGCTGAACAGTTTCTTAGCCTCCTGCACGGTACCCCTCCCAATGAACAAATGCGACGCGCTTTAGATGTTGCCCTTATCCTTTACGCAGAACACGAATTCAATGCCTCTACTTTCACCGTCAGAACAATAGCCAGTACGTTATCGGATTATTTTTCCGCAATCGTTGGCGGTATCGGCGCCTTAAGAGGTCCTTTGCATGGGGGAGCTAACGAATGGGCGATGGAACTTATCCAAAGCAGCGGCACACCTGATAAGGCGGAGAAGAAAATCCTTGAGATGCTTGCAGAGAAAAAGCTGATCATGGGCTTCGGCCATCGTGTGTATAAAAAAGGGGATCCACGATCCGCCATTATCAAAAAATGGGCAAAGAAACTTGCGGAAACTACCAATAAAATGAATCTCTTTGAAGCTGCCGAAAGGATTGAAACCGTCATGCTGCGCGAAAAGAAACTTTTTCCTAACTTAGATTTCTATAGCGCTGTAGTTTTCCACTGCTTAAATATCCCGACAGTTCTTTTTACTCCACTTTTTGTGATGTCGCGCACTGCCGGGTGGTCTGCACACTTCTTAGAGCAGCATAACCATAACAAATTGATACGTCCGCTAAGCAACTACATAGGGCCTAAACATCGCTTTTATATACCCATGGAGAGCCGCTCTTGA
- the prpB gene encoding methylisocitrate lyase produces MLDRPGIRLRKAITVHKPLILAGVVNAYCALLADKAGIPALYLSGAGVANACFGLPDLGLTSLDDVAEEVRRITYVTSTPLIVDADTGWGSPLNAARTVKILSKAGAAGIHIEDQPFEKRCGHRQGKVVIPPKEMIERISAAANAKEDDSFLLIARTDALAVEGLNDVISRVKQYIEAGADAIFLEAVTEIGQYRQVKDHCPVPLIANLTEFGKTPSWTAQEVSAHGADIALFPLSIFRAMSFAAQNAYELLKNQGSTKELLPQMQNRAELYSVLNYEKYEKQMDAWLEKYRSSP; encoded by the coding sequence ATGTTAGATCGCCCGGGTATACGTTTGCGTAAAGCAATTACAGTCCATAAGCCCTTAATCCTTGCAGGGGTGGTTAATGCCTATTGTGCACTATTGGCCGATAAAGCAGGGATACCTGCTTTATATCTTTCAGGTGCCGGGGTAGCTAACGCCTGTTTCGGCCTTCCGGATCTGGGATTAACATCGCTGGATGATGTAGCCGAAGAAGTGCGGCGGATAACTTATGTTACCTCTACACCCCTTATTGTCGATGCCGATACGGGATGGGGGAGTCCTTTGAATGCTGCCCGTACAGTGAAAATTCTTTCCAAAGCTGGGGCAGCAGGGATTCACATTGAAGACCAACCCTTCGAAAAAAGATGCGGCCATCGTCAAGGTAAAGTAGTCATTCCACCCAAGGAGATGATTGAACGTATAAGTGCCGCCGCCAATGCGAAAGAGGATGATTCTTTTTTATTGATTGCACGCACTGATGCTCTTGCTGTTGAAGGACTTAATGATGTTATTTCTCGAGTCAAACAATATATTGAAGCTGGAGCGGATGCTATTTTCCTCGAGGCAGTGACAGAAATAGGACAATATCGCCAAGTGAAAGACCATTGCCCCGTGCCCCTCATTGCTAACTTGACCGAATTTGGGAAGACTCCCTCCTGGACAGCTCAAGAAGTTTCAGCGCATGGAGCAGATATCGCGTTATTTCCTCTTTCCATATTCCGTGCTATGAGCTTCGCAGCGCAAAATGCTTACGAATTGTTGAAAAATCAAGGTTCAACAAAGGAACTTTTACCCCAAATGCAAAATCGCGCAGAACTTTATTCTGTACTAAATTACGAAAAATATGAAAAACAGATGGATGCGTGGTTAGAAAAATACAGGAGTTCTCCATGA
- a CDS encoding 3-hydroxyacyl-CoA dehydrogenase family protein, with protein sequence MSLDQNFRDCAVLGAAGKMGRGITLLVLQEMARLEALSQGKMRSGLFRLVLVDQDSSAFPSLIEYLREQLSKYAEKLIIPLRTAFNQNAALVSNADMVNEFVNGALDNVSTGTRLEEAIHAKLVFEALPEEIVLKVQTLQKLAQLAPELQYYFSNTSSIPINILEQQANLQNRIVGLHFYNPPPVQKLMEISFPDKVTEDTKQFALEIAKRFNKTIVITKDFPGFIGNNYFMRELAFANSITEKLAGLLPAPAAIFAVDMISKDYLLHPMGIFQLADYVGIGICYHIAQTISSLVGTTDVISPLISTLFEKNILGGVTPEGYQKDGIFKYNNKGLISAVYDTTTSSYINIQDPMILRAVQLLGSLPEGHQPWKVLIKKNSPQEFLRSYFEKIVASEAVGSKLALEYLKACRLNAELLVNSEIASSPEDINTVVKLGFHQVYGPMESFLDSLLVTKVET encoded by the coding sequence ATGTCCCTTGACCAAAACTTTAGAGATTGCGCAGTACTAGGAGCAGCAGGAAAGATGGGAAGGGGGATAACTCTTCTTGTTTTACAGGAGATGGCCCGTCTTGAGGCGTTAAGCCAAGGAAAAATGCGTTCCGGCCTATTTAGACTTGTACTTGTGGATCAGGATAGCAGCGCTTTTCCTTCCTTGATAGAATATCTGCGGGAGCAGCTCAGCAAATATGCCGAAAAGCTCATTATTCCTCTACGTACAGCTTTCAATCAAAATGCAGCTTTAGTCAGCAATGCCGACATGGTCAACGAATTTGTTAACGGCGCTCTGGACAATGTAAGTACCGGAACGCGTTTAGAAGAGGCGATACATGCCAAATTAGTCTTTGAGGCCCTTCCTGAAGAAATTGTCCTTAAAGTGCAAACGCTGCAAAAGCTTGCCCAGCTCGCTCCTGAACTTCAATATTATTTCTCCAATACCTCCTCTATCCCGATCAACATCTTAGAACAGCAGGCAAACCTCCAAAATCGTATTGTAGGGCTGCATTTCTACAATCCTCCCCCAGTGCAAAAACTTATGGAGATAAGTTTTCCAGATAAAGTCACTGAAGATACAAAACAATTTGCCCTAGAGATTGCCAAAAGATTTAACAAGACGATTGTCATCACGAAAGACTTTCCCGGTTTCATCGGCAATAACTATTTCATGCGCGAGCTTGCCTTTGCTAACTCCATTACGGAGAAACTAGCCGGTCTACTCCCCGCCCCTGCCGCCATCTTTGCAGTGGATATGATCTCCAAAGATTACCTTCTCCACCCGATGGGGATATTCCAGCTCGCAGACTATGTGGGTATCGGCATTTGTTATCATATTGCACAAACCATATCCAGTTTGGTGGGAACAACAGACGTCATATCCCCTCTCATCAGTACCCTCTTTGAAAAGAACATCCTTGGCGGCGTCACTCCCGAAGGCTACCAAAAAGATGGTATCTTCAAATATAACAATAAGGGTTTAATCAGCGCAGTTTACGATACAACCACTTCTTCTTATATCAATATCCAAGATCCTATGATCCTGCGGGCAGTGCAACTTCTTGGCAGTCTACCAGAGGGGCATCAGCCCTGGAAAGTACTCATCAAAAAGAATAGTCCTCAAGAATTCTTAAGATCATATTTCGAGAAAATAGTTGCCAGCGAAGCCGTAGGCAGTAAGCTTGCTTTAGAATATCTAAAAGCCTGCAGGCTTAACGCTGAACTACTTGTGAATAGTGAAATAGCAAGCTCTCCTGAAGATATCAACACAGTCGTCAAACTAGGCTTTCATCAAGTCTACGGACCGATGGAGAGCTTTTTAGATTCTTTACTGGTCACTAAGGTGGAAACATGA
- a CDS encoding 3-ketoacyl-CoA thiolase, with protein MRPLRKRVFAAAGYTTIFMGSGRPEFKPGTTVPMEVYLLEAAQGSLSQLQSGTEIDEGVIGSFMSGRFLNQANLPGFLPFVVPSLLNKPCVGVEGACGTGGKAILTGVKTILAETSDLTFVTAFEIQNTMKALYGADVLAGAGHYSRQRKNGHAYFFPGLFSDRAGAYLEKYDAEKARNAMAKWYELSILNARRSPKAQEYHNASQDLFSLGMTPPDPSRFVPHLNFYDCSKVSDGAASLIISSEEGLTKAGLSIKDAVEIIGFGEAEGDITQDPEDLTTLATTAAACKAALKQANLSISDISLLELHDCFSITALLALEAIGLAKPGEAPDLILSNATSAQGIIPTNLSGGLIGFGHPTGATGVRQLVDLLHQFTVRSPNQVKPKSPYGMLISMGGNDKTVSCIIVKHNG; from the coding sequence ATGAGACCTCTACGCAAACGTGTCTTTGCCGCTGCCGGTTATACGACCATTTTTATGGGTTCCGGCAGGCCGGAATTCAAACCCGGTACAACAGTTCCAATGGAAGTCTATCTACTTGAAGCTGCCCAGGGAAGCTTATCACAACTTCAATCCGGCACTGAAATCGATGAAGGCGTCATAGGCAGCTTCATGTCGGGCCGCTTTCTCAACCAAGCTAACTTGCCGGGTTTTTTACCCTTCGTTGTTCCATCCCTGCTCAATAAACCTTGCGTCGGTGTAGAAGGCGCATGCGGAACAGGAGGAAAAGCTATTCTGACCGGAGTTAAAACTATCCTGGCCGAAACATCCGACCTGACGTTTGTCACTGCATTCGAAATTCAAAATACGATGAAAGCCCTCTATGGAGCGGATGTTCTTGCGGGAGCAGGACATTACAGCCGCCAGCGGAAAAACGGCCACGCCTATTTTTTTCCTGGACTATTCTCCGACCGTGCAGGTGCTTATCTAGAAAAATATGACGCTGAAAAAGCGCGCAATGCGATGGCCAAATGGTACGAACTCAGTATCCTTAATGCCCGTCGCAGTCCTAAAGCTCAAGAATACCACAATGCTTCCCAAGATCTCTTTTCCTTAGGAATGACTCCTCCGGACCCCTCACGTTTTGTACCGCATCTAAACTTTTATGACTGTTCCAAAGTATCGGACGGTGCGGCCTCCCTTATTATTTCCTCTGAAGAAGGCCTTACAAAAGCAGGGCTGTCTATTAAGGACGCTGTCGAAATCATAGGCTTTGGTGAAGCGGAAGGCGACATCACGCAAGACCCCGAAGACCTTACCACCCTAGCCACCACTGCAGCAGCATGTAAAGCCGCTCTCAAACAAGCTAACCTCAGCATTTCAGATATCAGCCTGCTTGAACTCCATGACTGCTTCTCCATCACTGCACTTCTTGCTCTCGAAGCGATTGGATTGGCTAAACCCGGCGAAGCCCCCGACCTGATACTATCCAATGCGACTTCAGCTCAAGGTATTATCCCGACTAACCTATCCGGCGGCCTCATAGGCTTCGGTCATCCCACCGGCGCAACAGGTGTGCGGCAACTCGTCGATCTCCTCCATCAATTCACAGTACGTTCACCCAATCAAGTAAAGCCCAAATCTCCTTACGGAATGCTTATCAGCATGGGCGGCAACGACAAAACCGTCAGCTGCATCATTGTCAAGCACAACGGTTAA